The genomic region AAAGCGGCCTTTCAGCCGCAAGGGTTTCAACAGCGAAAGCTTCTGGAACGGTTGATCCAAAAGGATCTACAACACAAGAGCCAGAAAAATTATCAAACAAAGACATCTCCACTGTCGCTACAACGGTCAAAGAGCTAGCGCAAATGGTAGTAGACAAAGGAGACGCAGATAACCTTAGGTTCTGTACGAAAAGAGATGTCGCAAACACCGTATGGAACAAGCCAGCGAGACCATAGCGGCATAGCTTTTCGCGAGCTTGTCGAAGCATGTCACGATCCGGTGGTTCTCTTTCAGCCAGCCAAACATACGCTCGATGATGTTGCGCTGTCGGTACTTCTGCCTTCTCTGGCGTGGGCGCTCCCGGCGCTGAAGGACACCGAGCTTTACAGCAGCAAGGCGACGGACTGTCACGATGTGGATCTCAAGACCTGGCAACATCCGGCCCGCGCTGTGTTGGAAAAACATGACATCAAGCTGGAACGAGTCCAGCTGTGCAATGAAGGTCACTACCCTATCTTCACCGGGCAAGTGCCATACGATCCCACTGGGCAGACGAAGAACTTTTTCCTCCCGCTCTACGAGGAAATGCGCAAAGCCAATGGGAAGTGGCCCTACGCAATCGTGGCCACCAGTGACGATATCGTGGTTTACGTCAGCTACCCGGCCAGCGATGGGATTTCTCTGGATTACGAACAGTATGCGGAGCAGTAGAAGAAACCGCTCCCAAAGCCTTTCAACGCCTATGTTACAAGGCTAAAAGCAGCTAGCAGGCACGGTTACGCCATGAGAATCGGTCTAAGATATTTAATGTCTATACTCACGCCAGCCGTTGAATCATAGCCTCTATTGACCACCGCACAGCCACCAGGCACAAGACGTGAAGTATTCCGTACTGATTGCAGCCCTGCTCTGCCTGCTACTCGGCGCTCCCGTCAGGGCCGAGCAGTATCAGATCGTCACGGAAGAATGGGCACCCTACAACTACATGGAGAACAATCAGCTCACCGGCATGGCCACGGAGGTCGTGCGGGGCATCATGGCGCAAACCGGCGATGACTTTGCCATGCTGATGCTACCCAGCATGCGCACCACCCGCGTCTTGCAGCACCAGCCCAGAACCATCATGTATTCGATGTTTCGCACGGCGGAGCGCGCCCCCCTGTACAAATGGGTCGGGCCTATCATTGAAGAATCCATCCACCCCTATCAACTCGCCAATGCGCAGCACCCGGTGAATAGCCTGGAGCAGTTGATGCGTGCCCCGCGGATCACCACAAGGCAGGCCGGCCTGATACCCGACACGCTCCAGGCACAAGGTTTCCAGAACCTCGAAAGAAGCGCCACCAGCAGCCCGCAGTTTTATCGCATGCTGCTCGCCGGACGTACCGAGATCATCGTCGGCGATACCGATGCGGGCGTGGCCTATTACAGCCGACAGTTGAACATTGCCCCCGGCACACTGCGCCAGATTCCCATCGAACTCTATCGTTCCTCCCTCTACATCGCCTTCAGCCTCGACTCCGACGACAAACTGGTCGCCCGCTGGGCCAGTGCCCTGGAAAAGATGCGCCGCTCGGGCGAGCTGGAGCGAATCCACCGTCGCTACCTTCAGCCCTCCGGGTCATGAACAGGCAGGCGTTCGGTGCAAGGACTTTACCCACCTCGTGCCACCGAGCATCATGGTGCACTCGCCCTCAAGGAGGATTCCGCGCATGTTCGGTACGCTACTCGGCAAACTCTTCAATCGTCCGCTGACCGAGGAAGGGTTCGCCCGCAAGTTCATCCAGACGGCCCGTCAGGCCGGTCTCAGCGACGAGCTGGAGTACGTGCCCGATGAGTTCCGTCTCCTCCATGGCAATGGCGGGTACTTCAACCTCCACAACGCCTTTCGCGATTATCAGAACGCCGACAAGCCGCAAAAAGACGCCGTGCTCAAGGGCTACGTGGCGACCTTGCTCAGTTCGAAGAACAAAACCCCGCAAACCTTCGTGCAGATCCGCCCCTCGTTACGACCCGTCATTCGCAACCTGGGCATGCTCGAAGAAATACGCCTGCATCACGTGCGCAGCGAGGGTTGGGAAGCCCCCTACAGCGTGGCCCAACGCCCAGTGGGCAAGGATTGCGTGATGCTGCTCGCGGTCGACTCCGCCGAATCCACCGCGACCCTGACCAAGGGTCCCGAGGCTCATTGGGGGGTGAGCCTGGACGAAGCGTTGTCGATTGCCGTGGACAACCTGCGGGACACCACCCCGGATGCGTTCGAGGAGATCGTGCCGGGGCTCTATGTCGGGCGATGGAACGACGGCTACGACATCAGCCGGGTCCTGCTGCCGGACGTCCTGCAGCGCGCGCCGATCAAGGGTCAGCCGGTGTTCATGATCCCGACCAACGACGTGCTGATGGTGACCGGCGACAAGGACGACGCAGGCATTCGCCACATGGTCGAGGTCAGCTTCAAGGCAGTGGAAAACGGCAGGGCCGTCTCCAGCCAGATCTATACCTATCAGGACCAGAACATCGTCCCTTTCCGCGCCGAGGACGAAACCCTCAACGCCCGCCTGGCCACCCTGGAACACCTGCTGCTTCAAGGGACCTATCACACGCAGAAAGAGCTGCTCGACAAGATCCATGAAGAGCAGAACGAGGACGTGTTCGTGGCGTCCTACCTGCTCTACCAGCACTCCGAAAGCGATGGCAGGACCTTCTCGATGTGCAGTTGGACCCAGAGCATCGACAGCCTGCTGCCCAGGACCGACCGGGTGGTACTGGTGGAACCGCAGGCGGATGGCGGCGCCAGGACTCATGTCGTCGAATGGGAGGAACTGGAGGCCAAGCTCGGTGAGCTGATCAAGTCGACCGATGTTTATCCGCCCCGGTATCGAACGGCGGGTTTCCCTACCGAGCAACAGTTGAAGGCGTTGACGCTGCTGGGCTGAGGCCATTCGAGAGTCAGCCACATGGCCACCGCCCTGTGGCACCACGGCCGCGCGCTACTCACATTCCAGGCTATATCCCACCCCATACACCGACCGAACCGGATCGATCCCCGGGGTGACCGCCGTCAACTTGCGCCGCAGGTTCTTCACGTGGCTATCCACCGTGCGATCGGCGACCACGCGGTTGTCCTGGTAGATGTGGTTCATCAGTTGGTCCCGCGACAGCACCTGGCCAGGTCGCTCCGTCAGCGCGGCGAGCATGCGAAACTCCACCGGTGTCAGATCCAGCGGCACACCCTGGTAGCGCGCCTGGAAAGTCCGGGCATCCAGCTCCAGGCCAAAGCTGGTCTGCTGCGTACCGCTGCGGCGCAGCACGGCCTTTACCCGGGCCACCAGTTCACGCGGGGAGAACGGTTTGCAGATGTAGTCGTCAGCGCCCAGTTCCAGCCCGAGCAGGCGGTCGATCTCGTCGACCCGGGCGGTCATCATGATGATCGGCAGGCGACTGAAACCGCGCAGTTCGCGGCAGATGTCCAGGCCGTCGCGACCGGGGAGCATCAGGTC from Pseudomonas asplenii harbors:
- a CDS encoding substrate-binding periplasmic protein — its product is MKYSVLIAALLCLLLGAPVRAEQYQIVTEEWAPYNYMENNQLTGMATEVVRGIMAQTGDDFAMLMLPSMRTTRVLQHQPRTIMYSMFRTAERAPLYKWVGPIIEESIHPYQLANAQHPVNSLEQLMRAPRITTRQAGLIPDTLQAQGFQNLERSATSSPQFYRMLLAGRTEIIVGDTDAGVAYYSRQLNIAPGTLRQIPIELYRSSLYIAFSLDSDDKLVARWASALEKMRRSGELERIHRRYLQPSGS
- a CDS encoding DUF1444 family protein; the protein is MFGTLLGKLFNRPLTEEGFARKFIQTARQAGLSDELEYVPDEFRLLHGNGGYFNLHNAFRDYQNADKPQKDAVLKGYVATLLSSKNKTPQTFVQIRPSLRPVIRNLGMLEEIRLHHVRSEGWEAPYSVAQRPVGKDCVMLLAVDSAESTATLTKGPEAHWGVSLDEALSIAVDNLRDTTPDAFEEIVPGLYVGRWNDGYDISRVLLPDVLQRAPIKGQPVFMIPTNDVLMVTGDKDDAGIRHMVEVSFKAVENGRAVSSQIYTYQDQNIVPFRAEDETLNARLATLEHLLLQGTYHTQKELLDKIHEEQNEDVFVASYLLYQHSESDGRTFSMCSWTQSIDSLLPRTDRVVLVEPQADGGARTHVVEWEELEAKLGELIKSTDVYPPRYRTAGFPTEQQLKALTLLG
- a CDS encoding response regulator, which encodes MSRILLVEDEPKLAALVGDYLRAASFEVEHLADGLAVVPAVRQKSYDLMLLDLMLPGRDGLDICRELRGFSRLPIIMMTARVDEIDRLLGLELGADDYICKPFSPRELVARVKAVLRRSGTQQTSFGLELDARTFQARYQGVPLDLTPVEFRMLAALTERPGQVLSRDQLMNHIYQDNRVVADRTVDSHVKNLRRKLTAVTPGIDPVRSVYGVGYSLECE